A stretch of Apostichopus japonicus isolate 1M-3 chromosome 9, ASM3797524v1, whole genome shotgun sequence DNA encodes these proteins:
- the LOC139974178 gene encoding NF-kappa-B inhibitor-interacting Ras-like protein 1: protein MGKPACRLIVCGAVAVGKTAMVEQILYGNHNIGKGETFPTIEDVYEATVETNRGTKERIRFYDTKGLDSQSNPELPRHFYNIADGMILVYTITSVDTFRFVEKVKREVDRIKEREKREISLIIIGNKADLNQEREVDFDKASKWAKKEKIPLFEVTVANRKGLMEPIVSLTSKLTTPPTKSPFQLSVRNFKPRQLQSFSLDV from the exons ATGGGTAAGCCTGCATGCAGGCTGATCGTTTGTGGCGCAGTAGCTGTTGGCAAAACTGCCATGGTGGAACAAATCTTGTATGGCAACCACAACATTGGAAAG GGCGAGACATTCCCCACAATAGAAGATGTATATGAAGCAACAGTGGAAACTAACAGAGGAACAAAGGAGAGAATAAGATTTTATGATACCAAAGGTTTG GATTCTCAGAGTAATCCAGAACTCCCCAGGCACTTTTACAATATTGCCGAT GGAATGATTCTTGTCTACACCATCACTAGTGTGGATACGTTCAGATTTGTAGAGAAGGTCAAAAGAGAAGTCGACAGGATAAAAGAGCGAGAGAAACGAGAG ATTTCCCTCATTATTATCGGTAACAAGGCCGATCTGAATCAAGAGAGAGAGGTAGATTTTGATAAGGCCAGTAAATGGGCCAAAAAGGAGAAAA TTCCTTTATTTGAAGTGACGGTAGCCAACAGGAAGGGGCTGATGGAACCTATTGTCTCCCTTACATCTAAATTGACTACTCCTCCAA CAAAGTCACCATTTCAACTTTCAGTGAGGAACTTCAAGCCAAGACAACTGCAGAGTTTTTCCTTAGATGTGTAA